In Pseudomonas sp. GCEP-101, one DNA window encodes the following:
- a CDS encoding MFS transporter, with protein sequence MHASHTPGSPSARSKAGAVFRVTSGNFLEQFDFFLFGFYATQIAAVFFPSSSEFASLMMTFAVFGAGFLMRPLGAVILGAYIDDVGRKKGLIVTLSIMASGTLLIVLVPGYASIGLWAPLLVLVGRLLQGFSAGAELGGVSVYLAEMATPGRKGFYTSWQSASQQAAIVVAAGLGYVLNQQLSPAMVADWGWRIPFAVGCIIVPFIFVLRRSLEETEEFAKRAQRPTMKQVFATLGRNWSVVVAGMLMVAMTTTAFYLITVYAPTFGKTVLNLSTTDALLVTLLVGVSNFIWLPIGGHLSDRFGRKPMLIAMTLLAVFTAYPALSFLAASPSFAHMLEVLLWLSFLYGLYNGAMIPALTEIMPVEVRVAGFSLAYSLATAVFGGFTPAICTWLIHLSGDKGAPGYWMTFAALCALCSTLLLYRDSSSRAAVPA encoded by the coding sequence ATGCATGCCTCCCACACCCCGGGCTCGCCCTCCGCACGCTCAAAGGCGGGCGCCGTCTTCCGCGTGACCTCGGGTAACTTCCTCGAACAGTTCGATTTCTTCCTCTTCGGCTTCTACGCCACGCAGATAGCCGCCGTCTTCTTCCCGTCCTCCAGCGAATTCGCCTCGCTCATGATGACCTTCGCGGTGTTCGGCGCGGGCTTCCTGATGCGCCCGCTCGGCGCGGTGATCCTGGGCGCGTACATCGACGACGTGGGGCGCAAGAAAGGTCTGATCGTCACCCTGTCGATCATGGCCAGCGGCACCCTGTTGATCGTCCTGGTGCCGGGTTACGCCAGCATCGGGCTCTGGGCGCCGTTGCTGGTGCTGGTGGGGCGGCTGCTCCAGGGGTTCTCCGCCGGTGCCGAACTGGGCGGCGTCTCGGTCTACCTGGCGGAAATGGCCACCCCGGGGCGCAAGGGCTTCTACACCAGCTGGCAATCGGCGAGCCAGCAGGCGGCGATCGTGGTGGCCGCGGGCTTGGGCTACGTGCTGAACCAGCAGCTGTCGCCGGCCATGGTGGCCGACTGGGGCTGGCGGATTCCCTTCGCGGTGGGCTGCATCATCGTGCCGTTCATCTTCGTGCTGCGCCGCAGCCTGGAGGAAACCGAGGAGTTCGCCAAACGCGCGCAACGCCCGACCATGAAGCAGGTGTTCGCCACGCTGGGGCGCAACTGGAGCGTCGTCGTGGCAGGCATGCTGATGGTGGCCATGACCACCACCGCGTTCTACCTGATCACCGTCTACGCCCCGACCTTCGGCAAGACCGTCCTCAACCTGAGCACCACCGACGCCTTGCTCGTCACGCTGCTGGTGGGCGTATCGAACTTCATCTGGCTGCCCATCGGCGGGCACCTGAGCGACCGCTTCGGGCGCAAGCCGATGCTCATCGCCATGACCCTGCTGGCGGTGTTCACGGCGTATCCGGCGCTGTCCTTCCTGGCCGCTTCGCCCAGTTTCGCGCACATGCTCGAAGTGCTGCTCTGGCTGTCCTTCCTCTATGGCCTCTATAACGGCGCCATGATCCCCGCCCTGACCGAAATCATGCCGGTCGAGGTGCGCGTCGCGGGCTTCTCGCTGGCCTACAGCCTGGCCACGGCGGTGTTCGGCGGATTCACGCCGGCCATCTGCACCTGGCTCATCCACCTGAGTGGCGACAAGGGCGCGCCGGGCTACTGGATGACGTTCGCCGCGCTGTGCGCGCTCTGCTCGACCCTGCTGCTCTACCGCGACAGTTCCTCCCGCGCCGCCGTGCCGGCCTGA
- a CDS encoding LysR family transcriptional regulator — protein sequence MSINFDLDDLQAFRAVVEKGSFRKAAEAVKITQPALSRRIEKLESALNVRLFERTTRKVSLTPVGRAFLPEVERVLDHLDSALMNIAEVASSRTERVTIACVPSAAYYFMPQVVSEFHRLYPRIKIMVLDSSANDVNAAVASGEADFGVSFTGHLGPELIFERLLEERYVMACRRDHPLADLPSVTWSQMYEYDYISLDKSSGNRLILSQALKRLHPPRQSICETRHVTTAIGLVEAGVGVAAVPSIAMPRTSHPILTAVPLEEPQVMRHVGLIKCRGRALTPAALELERLVRDMPVRSAGD from the coding sequence ATGAGCATCAACTTCGACCTCGACGACCTGCAAGCCTTCCGCGCCGTTGTCGAGAAAGGCAGTTTCCGCAAGGCCGCCGAGGCCGTGAAGATCACCCAGCCGGCGCTGAGCCGGCGCATCGAGAAGCTCGAATCGGCCTTGAACGTCAGGCTGTTCGAGCGCACCACGCGAAAGGTGAGCCTCACCCCGGTCGGCCGCGCCTTCCTGCCGGAAGTCGAGCGGGTGCTCGATCACCTGGACAGCGCGCTGATGAACATCGCCGAGGTCGCCTCCAGCCGGACCGAGCGCGTCACCATCGCCTGCGTGCCCTCGGCGGCCTATTACTTCATGCCGCAGGTGGTGAGCGAATTCCATCGGCTCTATCCGCGCATCAAGATCATGGTGCTGGACTCCAGCGCCAATGACGTCAACGCGGCGGTGGCCAGCGGCGAAGCGGACTTCGGCGTCAGTTTCACCGGGCACCTGGGGCCCGAGCTGATCTTCGAGCGGTTGCTGGAGGAGCGCTATGTGATGGCCTGCCGCCGCGACCATCCGCTGGCGGACCTGCCGTCGGTGACCTGGAGCCAGATGTACGAGTACGACTACATCTCGCTGGACAAGTCCTCGGGCAATCGCCTGATCCTCAGCCAGGCCCTGAAGCGCCTGCACCCGCCGCGCCAGAGCATCTGCGAGACGCGGCACGTGACGACGGCGATCGGCCTGGTGGAAGCCGGGGTGGGCGTGGCGGCGGTGCCTTCGATCGCGATGCCGCGCACGAGTCATCCGATCCTGACCGCGGTACCGCTGGAGGAGCCGCAGGTGATGCGGCATGTGGGGTTGATCAAGTGCCGCGGACGCGCGTTGACGCCGGCGGCACTCGAACTGGAGCGGCTTGTCAGGGACATGCCGGTACGGTCAGCGGGGGATTGA
- a CDS encoding cytochrome b, whose protein sequence is MAVLVVAMLFIGVTMVASVDGLQPQLVAWHKPLGLVLLVLLLLRLLVRAVTARPALPASVTPWQRRLAGAVHVALYGLLLGQILVGWAMQGAADYPLRLGGWHVPALVGANPDLYGLLRGAHAWIAYALFALILLHAAAALVHGLLRRDGVWSSMWRLRPAREHPGQPRR, encoded by the coding sequence ATGGCGGTGCTGGTGGTCGCCATGCTGTTCATCGGCGTCACCATGGTCGCCAGCGTTGACGGCCTCCAGCCGCAGCTGGTCGCCTGGCACAAGCCGCTGGGGTTGGTGTTGCTCGTGCTTCTGCTGCTGCGCCTGCTGGTTCGCGCGGTCACGGCGCGCCCGGCGCTGCCGGCCTCGGTGACGCCCTGGCAGCGCCGCCTGGCGGGTGCGGTGCATGTCGCACTGTACGGCCTGCTGCTCGGGCAGATCCTGGTCGGCTGGGCCATGCAGGGCGCCGCGGACTATCCGCTGCGGCTGGGCGGATGGCACGTCCCGGCGCTGGTCGGCGCCAATCCTGACCTCTATGGCCTGCTGCGTGGCGCGCACGCCTGGATCGCCTATGCGCTGTTCGCGCTGATCCTCCTGCATGCCGCGGCGGCGCTGGTGCATGGCCTGCTCCGCCGCGACGGTGTGTGGTCGAGCATGTGGCGCCTTCGCCCAGCGCGGGAGCACCCCGGCCAGCCGCGCCGCTGA
- a CDS encoding catalase family peroxidase — protein sequence MPPSPPLTRPQRVLRSAAIAGALCGAIGLFAWSAGWLGAHPLTSAQLIERMEANAGVHPGYRRAHPRGICFSGYLEVNGTLAPLSRAALLGAGRVPVLGRLSVGAGNPHAADTSVPVRSMALLLRQADGQQWRMAMNNPPVLAVRTPQDFYEQLGAMRPDPATGKSDPARAKAFFDAHPESAEFRAWAAAYRPSDSFASTAYNSINAFVLVDGKGQRQAVRWSMVPQLPATPLASANVPDDVLQQDLLQRLQAAPLRWTWRFTLAGAGDAVEDPTRAWPAERPHLDAGTLVVEQAHAQLGGDCYGFNFDPLTLPDGVEPSGDAILRARSSAYAQSYRRRTLEGQPSSQQPGAQP from the coding sequence ATGCCGCCATCGCCACCCCTGACCCGCCCCCAACGCGTGCTCCGCAGCGCCGCCATTGCCGGCGCGCTGTGCGGCGCCATCGGCCTGTTCGCCTGGAGCGCCGGCTGGCTGGGAGCTCATCCGCTCACCAGCGCTCAACTCATCGAACGCATGGAGGCCAATGCCGGCGTACATCCGGGCTATCGCCGTGCGCATCCGCGGGGCATCTGCTTCAGTGGCTACCTGGAGGTGAACGGCACCCTGGCGCCGCTCTCCCGCGCGGCGCTGCTGGGAGCGGGCCGCGTGCCGGTGCTCGGGCGGTTGTCGGTGGGCGCCGGCAACCCCCACGCCGCCGATACCAGCGTGCCGGTGCGCAGCATGGCGCTGCTGCTGCGTCAGGCGGACGGGCAGCAGTGGCGTATGGCGATGAACAATCCGCCTGTGCTCGCGGTGCGCACCCCGCAGGACTTCTACGAGCAGTTGGGGGCGATGCGCCCGGACCCGGCGACCGGCAAGAGCGACCCGGCGCGGGCCAAGGCGTTCTTCGACGCCCACCCGGAAAGTGCCGAGTTCCGCGCCTGGGCGGCGGCCTACCGGCCCAGCGACAGCTTCGCCAGCACGGCCTACAACAGCATCAATGCCTTCGTCCTGGTTGACGGCAAGGGCCAGCGCCAGGCTGTGCGCTGGTCGATGGTGCCGCAACTGCCCGCCACACCGCTGGCCTCGGCGAACGTGCCCGACGATGTGCTGCAACAGGACCTGCTGCAGCGCCTGCAAGCGGCGCCGCTGCGCTGGACCTGGCGTTTCACCCTGGCCGGCGCCGGCGATGCGGTGGAAGACCCGACCCGCGCCTGGCCGGCCGAGCGCCCGCATCTGGACGCCGGCACTCTGGTGGTGGAGCAGGCCCACGCGCAACTGGGCGGCGACTGCTACGGCTTCAACTTCGACCCGTTGACCCTGCCCGACGGGGTCGAGCCCAGCGGCGACGCCATCCTCCGTGCCCGCTCCTCGGCCTATGCGCAGTCCTACCGGCGGCGCACCCTCGAAGGGCAGCCCTCCAGCCAACAACCGGGAGCACAACCGTGA
- a CDS encoding substrate-binding domain-containing protein, with product MKTLAKHLAALSIGLCALSAGASAEELDVMTSGGFTAAFKQLNPAFAQRSGDTIHTVLGPSMGQAREAIPQRLERGENADLVIMVGYALDELIRQGKVDPASKVELADSRIGMVVKQGAAKPDIATAEAFRKTLLDATSLAYSDSASGVYIQNQLFRKLGVEQAVAPKAKMIERIPVASVVASGQYQIGFQQVAELLPVPGVTFVGKIPESLQSVTRYSAGIPRNAKHPAQAKALLAYLSSPAAQPVIQATGLDSIPR from the coding sequence ATGAAAACACTGGCGAAACACCTTGCCGCACTCTCCATCGGCCTCTGCGCGCTGAGCGCCGGGGCCTCTGCCGAAGAGCTGGACGTCATGACCTCCGGCGGCTTCACCGCGGCGTTCAAGCAGTTGAACCCGGCGTTCGCCCAGCGTAGCGGCGACACCATCCACACCGTGCTCGGCCCGTCCATGGGGCAGGCCCGCGAAGCGATTCCCCAGCGGCTGGAGCGAGGCGAGAACGCCGATCTGGTGATCATGGTCGGCTACGCGCTGGACGAGCTGATCCGCCAGGGTAAGGTCGACCCGGCGTCCAAGGTGGAACTGGCGGACTCGCGCATCGGCATGGTGGTGAAGCAGGGCGCCGCCAAGCCGGACATCGCGACCGCAGAGGCGTTCCGCAAGACCCTGCTCGACGCCACGTCGCTGGCCTACTCCGACAGCGCCAGCGGGGTGTACATCCAGAACCAGCTGTTCCGCAAACTGGGCGTGGAGCAAGCGGTGGCCCCGAAGGCGAAGATGATCGAGCGCATCCCGGTGGCGTCGGTCGTGGCGTCCGGGCAATACCAGATCGGCTTCCAGCAGGTCGCCGAATTGCTGCCCGTGCCCGGCGTGACCTTCGTCGGCAAGATCCCGGAAAGCCTGCAGTCCGTCACCCGCTATTCCGCCGGCATCCCGCGCAACGCCAAGCACCCGGCGCAGGCCAAGGCGCTGCTGGCGTACCTGTCGTCGCCGGCGGCGCAGCCGGTCATCCAGGCGACCGGGCTGGACTCAATCCCCCGCTGA
- a CDS encoding sensor domain-containing diguanylate cyclase — MKRDIHLVFLLLLIIGLSLASLTLWKVMASRKQMLDDINTHSLNLTQALSTYSEGIVRQSSMILLGLVERLETEGSGPAQIERLRQLVSRQQSLMPQMSGVTVYDKDGRWLMSSNRPIPAGANSSDRAYFIHHRDDPSREPFIGLPIRSRSTQEWVITVSRRFDGPHGEFAGVVAVTLGIENFLRLFGQLDIGREGAIGLSYTDGALLVRYPFREQDMGRNFSKSPIYAKYLVDRSVGTASFTSSLDGVERLYAFRKSDKLPLVTTVALGRNEALAAWRFEALLSLLVVSGLLMLTGFVGWMLIRDIRRRVAVESELRVAQQQLLDSNQKLAHLALNDPLTGLANRRCFNETLDVEVRRAQREKTSLALLMIDIDHFKLFNDTYGHPAGDACLQEVGALLAACVRRPTDLVARYGGEEIAVVLPLTDSAGAAVVAQMMLDRLKEKAIDHRASPFGRVTVSIGIACAAGAELDGWQVLLDHADGALYAAKRLGRNRLHGG, encoded by the coding sequence GTGAAGCGTGACATCCACCTCGTGTTTCTGCTCCTCCTCATCATCGGTCTGTCGCTGGCATCGCTGACGCTGTGGAAGGTGATGGCCTCTCGAAAGCAGATGCTCGATGACATCAATACCCACAGCCTCAACCTCACCCAGGCACTGTCCACCTATTCCGAAGGGATCGTCCGGCAAAGCTCAATGATCCTGCTCGGCCTGGTGGAACGACTGGAAACCGAGGGCAGCGGTCCGGCGCAGATCGAGCGGCTGCGGCAACTGGTCAGCCGCCAGCAGTCGCTGATGCCGCAGATGAGCGGCGTGACGGTGTACGACAAGGACGGCCGCTGGCTGATGTCGTCGAACCGGCCGATTCCCGCTGGCGCCAACAGCAGCGACCGGGCCTACTTCATCCACCACCGCGACGATCCCTCGCGCGAGCCGTTCATTGGGCTGCCAATCCGCAGCCGCTCGACGCAGGAATGGGTGATCACCGTCAGCCGTCGATTCGACGGCCCGCACGGGGAGTTCGCCGGCGTCGTCGCGGTGACCCTGGGCATCGAGAACTTCCTGCGCCTGTTCGGCCAGCTGGACATTGGCCGCGAAGGCGCCATCGGCCTGTCCTACACCGACGGCGCGCTGCTGGTGCGCTACCCCTTCCGCGAGCAGGACATGGGCCGCAACTTTTCCAAGTCGCCCATCTACGCCAAGTACCTGGTCGACCGGTCTGTCGGCACCGCGTCCTTCACCTCCAGCCTGGACGGCGTGGAGCGTCTCTACGCCTTCCGCAAGAGCGACAAGCTGCCCCTGGTGACGACGGTCGCGCTGGGCAGGAACGAGGCGCTGGCCGCCTGGCGTTTCGAAGCGCTGCTGTCGCTGCTGGTGGTGTCCGGCCTGCTGATGCTCACCGGCTTCGTCGGCTGGATGCTGATTCGCGATATCCGCCGGCGCGTTGCCGTGGAGAGCGAGCTGCGCGTCGCACAGCAACAGCTGCTCGACAGCAACCAGAAGCTCGCGCACCTGGCGCTGAACGACCCGCTGACCGGCCTCGCCAACCGCCGTTGTTTCAACGAGACGCTGGACGTCGAAGTCCGCCGGGCCCAGCGGGAAAAGACCTCGCTGGCCCTGCTGATGATCGATATCGACCACTTCAAGCTGTTCAACGACACCTATGGCCACCCCGCTGGCGACGCCTGCCTGCAGGAGGTCGGCGCGCTGCTGGCGGCCTGCGTGCGCCGCCCGACCGACCTGGTGGCGCGCTACGGCGGCGAGGAAATCGCCGTGGTGCTACCCCTGACCGACAGTGCCGGGGCGGCCGTCGTGGCGCAGATGATGCTCGACCGGCTGAAGGAGAAAGCCATCGACCATCGCGCGAGCCCGTTCGGGCGGGTGACCGTCAGCATTGGCATCGCCTGTGCGGCGGGCGCGGAGCTGGACGGCTGGCAAGTGCTGCTCGACCACGCCGACGGCGCGCTGTATGCCGCCAAGCGGTTGGGCCGCAACCGGCTCCACGGCGGTTGA
- a CDS encoding hydroxyisourate hydrolase → MSIHVVDIATGRVAQGLEVSIGRPDGAPVLHGRIDERGLLPGLETLGEQFGSGVYDVRLQVAAFYRAAGAALPATPFLDELIYRFGIGDARQHYHLPFKLTAWGVSCFRGGA, encoded by the coding sequence GTGTCCATCCACGTCGTCGACATCGCCACGGGGCGCGTGGCGCAGGGCCTGGAAGTGAGCATCGGGCGTCCGGACGGCGCGCCCGTCCTGCACGGGCGCATCGATGAGCGCGGGCTGCTGCCGGGGCTGGAAACCCTGGGCGAGCAGTTCGGCAGCGGCGTCTACGACGTGCGCCTGCAGGTCGCCGCCTTCTACCGCGCGGCTGGGGCCGCCCTGCCCGCCACGCCGTTCCTCGATGAGCTGATCTACCGCTTCGGCATCGGCGATGCGCGCCAGCATTATCACCTGCCGTTCAAGCTCACCGCCTGGGGCGTGTCCTGCTTCCGTGGCGGTGCCTGA
- a CDS encoding LysR family transcriptional regulator: MRFSLEQLQVFVAAVNAGSFSAAARRLGKTQSTISAAIGNLETDLGVELFDRSSRIPSLTPAGHKLLLQAEAVLERCYALEGSADSLADQVEPSLTLAIEVPYASLIPVLSEFDAAFPFVDLLIRHPLNGDVSELVLKGEADLGVAFSQPHYPQALAFQQLGKLIMAHVCHATFPLARRAQVGFADLHAYRRLAYVAHAQKLPSSEYLRAAQVWRAESYLALVEMVRAGLGWATLPRQLIQRELAAGELVELQLEAYPHTDWLVGVDLLWQRQRRPGKAERWLRECLQRAKVYELDRQGVQTTR; the protein is encoded by the coding sequence ATGCGCTTTTCCCTGGAGCAGTTGCAGGTCTTCGTCGCAGCGGTCAACGCCGGTTCGTTTTCCGCCGCCGCGCGCCGCCTGGGGAAGACCCAGTCGACCATCAGCGCCGCCATCGGCAACCTGGAGACCGACCTGGGCGTCGAGCTGTTCGATCGCTCCAGCCGCATCCCCTCGCTGACGCCCGCCGGGCACAAGCTGCTGTTGCAGGCCGAAGCGGTGCTGGAGCGCTGCTACGCGCTGGAAGGCAGCGCCGACAGCCTGGCGGACCAGGTTGAGCCCTCGTTGACGCTCGCCATCGAGGTGCCCTATGCCTCGCTGATCCCGGTGCTGAGTGAGTTCGACGCGGCCTTTCCCTTCGTCGACCTGCTGATCCGCCACCCGCTCAATGGCGACGTCAGCGAGTTGGTGCTCAAGGGCGAGGCGGATCTCGGCGTGGCGTTCTCGCAGCCGCACTACCCGCAGGCGCTGGCCTTCCAGCAGCTGGGCAAACTGATCATGGCCCACGTCTGCCACGCCACCTTTCCCCTGGCCCGGCGCGCTCAGGTCGGCTTCGCCGATCTGCACGCCTACCGCCGCCTGGCCTACGTGGCCCATGCGCAGAAATTGCCCAGCAGCGAATACCTGCGCGCCGCCCAGGTGTGGCGGGCGGAAAGCTACCTGGCGCTGGTGGAGATGGTCCGCGCGGGCCTCGGCTGGGCGACCCTGCCGCGGCAACTGATCCAGCGTGAACTCGCCGCGGGCGAACTGGTGGAGTTGCAACTGGAGGCCTACCCCCACACGGACTGGCTGGTGGGCGTCGATCTGCTCTGGCAACGCCAGCGCCGGCCGGGCAAGGCGGAGCGCTGGCTGCGCGAATGCCTGCAGCGGGCGAAGGTCTACGAACTCGACCGCCAAGGTGTGCAGACGACGCGGTAG
- a CDS encoding nucleobase:cation symporter-2 family protein, translated as MSHTHVHPVDELLLPLRQLFTFGLQHVLVMYAGAVAVPLILGSALGLTQAQVVTLINANLLTSGIATLIQTLGFWRFGARLPLIQGCSFIALAPMIMIGKQFGLQEVFGAVIAAGAITIALAPLFSRLLRFFPPVVIGSLITIIGISLMPAAAIWLGGGNPGAEDFGKPANLLLGLATVAITLVIYARFSGFIGNLSVLLGLIAGSLVAAAFGMTHFGQVGAAAWFELSPPMAFGVPQFSVTPILIMVLAMLVIMAETTGNCLAIGKLVGKPTSQRTLSDAFRADGLSTLLGGFCNSFPYNAFTQNTGLIALSNVKSRFVVAAAGAIMVLMGLFPKLGALIAAVPTPVLGGCAIVMFGMTTVAGIQELSRVRFEGTRNGIVVAVSISIGVLPMSFPALFEHASGPLRLVLESGIFLGAITAILLNLLLNGEQRATTEPASQAGTTQ; from the coding sequence ATGAGCCACACCCACGTTCACCCGGTGGACGAGTTGTTGTTGCCCCTGCGGCAGCTCTTCACCTTCGGTCTGCAGCACGTCCTGGTGATGTACGCCGGCGCCGTTGCCGTCCCGCTCATCCTGGGCAGCGCCCTGGGCTTGACCCAGGCGCAGGTCGTCACGCTGATCAACGCCAACCTGCTCACCTCCGGGATCGCCACGCTGATCCAGACCCTCGGCTTCTGGCGCTTCGGCGCACGCCTGCCGCTGATCCAGGGCTGCTCCTTCATCGCCCTGGCACCGATGATCATGATCGGCAAGCAGTTCGGCCTGCAGGAAGTGTTCGGCGCGGTGATCGCCGCCGGCGCCATCACCATCGCCCTGGCGCCGTTGTTCAGTCGCCTGCTGCGGTTCTTCCCGCCGGTGGTGATCGGCAGCCTGATCACCATCATCGGCATTTCCCTGATGCCCGCCGCCGCCATCTGGCTGGGCGGCGGCAACCCCGGCGCGGAAGACTTCGGCAAGCCGGCCAACCTGCTGCTGGGCCTTGCGACCGTGGCCATCACGCTGGTGATCTACGCGCGGTTCTCCGGCTTCATCGGCAACCTCAGCGTGCTGCTCGGGCTGATCGCCGGCAGCCTGGTGGCGGCGGCCTTCGGCATGACCCACTTCGGCCAGGTCGGCGCAGCGGCGTGGTTCGAGCTGAGCCCGCCGATGGCCTTCGGCGTACCGCAGTTCTCCGTGACACCGATCCTGATCATGGTGCTGGCGATGCTAGTGATCATGGCGGAAACCACCGGCAACTGCCTGGCCATCGGCAAGCTGGTGGGCAAGCCGACCAGCCAGCGTACCCTGAGCGACGCCTTCCGCGCCGACGGCCTGTCGACGCTGCTGGGCGGCTTCTGCAACAGCTTCCCCTATAACGCCTTCACCCAGAACACCGGGCTGATCGCCCTCTCCAACGTGAAGAGCCGCTTCGTGGTCGCCGCGGCCGGCGCCATCATGGTGCTGATGGGGCTGTTCCCCAAGCTTGGCGCGCTGATCGCGGCGGTGCCCACGCCCGTGCTGGGCGGCTGCGCCATCGTGATGTTCGGCATGACCACGGTCGCCGGCATCCAGGAGCTCTCCCGCGTGCGCTTCGAGGGGACCCGCAACGGCATCGTCGTCGCCGTCTCGATCAGCATCGGCGTGCTGCCGATGTCCTTCCCCGCCCTCTTCGAACACGCCAGCGGCCCGCTCAGACTGGTGCTGGAAAGCGGCATCTTCCTCGGCGCTATCACCGCGATCCTGCTCAACCTGCTGCTCAATGGCGAGCAGCGCGCCACCACCGAACCGGCCAGCCAGGCCGGCACCACCCAGTGA
- a CDS encoding nucleoside deaminase, which translates to MSHFSNLTPAGLSELDLDLLRQSIRLSEESRERGRHPFAALVADAEGRVVARAGNNSMPPEGDPTQHAELVAAAQAARLLSPKELANCTLYTSAEPCCMCAGAIYWTGIGRVVYALSEHALLGLTGAHPENPTFSLPCRDVFARGQRAVVVHGPLLEDEAATAHAGFWE; encoded by the coding sequence ATGAGCCACTTCAGCAACCTTACGCCGGCCGGCCTGTCCGAACTCGACCTGGACCTGCTGCGCCAGTCGATCCGCCTCTCCGAAGAGTCCCGCGAGCGCGGGCGCCATCCTTTCGCCGCTCTCGTCGCCGATGCCGAGGGCCGCGTGGTCGCCCGCGCCGGCAACAATTCCATGCCGCCCGAAGGCGACCCGACCCAGCACGCGGAACTCGTGGCAGCCGCCCAGGCCGCGCGCCTGCTGAGCCCGAAGGAGCTGGCGAACTGCACGCTGTATACCAGCGCGGAGCCGTGCTGCATGTGCGCCGGGGCGATCTACTGGACGGGCATCGGCCGGGTGGTCTATGCGCTGTCCGAGCACGCGTTGCTCGGCCTGACCGGCGCGCACCCGGAGAACCCCACCTTCTCCCTGCCCTGCCGCGACGTGTTCGCCCGTGGCCAGCGCGCGGTCGTGGTCCACGGCCCCCTGCTGGAGGACGAAGCCGCGACCGCCCACGCGGGGTTCTGGGAATGA